A window of Gemmatimonadota bacterium contains these coding sequences:
- a CDS encoding DUF2612 domain-containing protein → MNDAPHIDLASRIELLLPQYEDAARLRALITGAIGIEEAQVSEVLERLDRGGNPEESSGPLLDWMGHRLGIQRPIVSTGEYLGYEGTDPEGGNPFNQEEYYDDLPAINQVAPLSDEVFRPILKARARRLRGGADRETIEAILELLFPDGGGYVDESSAISDGTSAVQLVVSAEDNTLYRLVSDDLFHLLIPRPAGVAVEFMRSDP, encoded by the coding sequence ATGAATGACGCCCCTCATATCGATCTGGCCTCGAGGATCGAACTGCTTCTTCCACAGTACGAAGACGCTGCCAGGCTCCGGGCCCTTATAACCGGCGCGATCGGCATCGAAGAAGCCCAGGTATCCGAGGTCCTCGAGCGTCTGGACCGCGGCGGAAACCCCGAGGAATCGTCCGGACCGCTCCTGGACTGGATGGGCCACCGCCTCGGTATACAACGCCCCATAGTATCTACGGGGGAGTACCTGGGCTATGAAGGCACTGACCCCGAGGGAGGAAACCCTTTCAACCAGGAAGAGTACTATGATGATCTTCCAGCGATCAACCAGGTGGCCCCGTTAAGCGATGAGGTCTTCCGTCCCATCCTTAAGGCCCGCGCGCGGAGACTGCGCGGCGGCGCCGACAGGGAGACCATAGAGGCCATCCTGGAATTGCTGTTCCCAGATGGCGGCGGTTACGTGGACGAATCCTCCGCCATCTCCGACGGCACTTCCGCGGTGCAACTGGTCGTCTCCGCCGAGGACAACACGCTGTACCGCCTGGTTTCGGATGACCTGTTCCACCTGCTCATACCCAGGCCCGCGGGCGTAGCTGTCGAGTTCATGCGGTCCGACCCCTAA
- a CDS encoding baseplate J/gp47 family protein produces the protein MATINNAGIAPRDLTGYVELLEQLFRDTFGSTINLDSETPQGQLIGILALVFAETDELGVYVANGLSPDTAAGRQLDDIGALFGIERIPGERSSVTVTLAGTSGTIVPAGSRVRTMENAVFVSTADAVIPSDGSVDQLFRSEEVGHIQAEAGQLTEIVDVIPGWTSATNAAAAMPGRAVESDSEYRERYRGEVAVHARGSLDAIRARVLAVSGVTQCITRDNTTAAAITVQGIQIAARSVMTVTDGGAASDIAAAIAAVKPVGIATAGNVAENVEISPGETQTIRFRRVRRVPLAVTVSFRIFDEFPSTGVEQMRTNLLEYLDGFEIGQAVDERRLLTPLLSVPGHEITATAVALADGSALRAPQLDELFTLASGDVTLTLVTT, from the coding sequence ATGGCAACGATCAACAATGCTGGCATAGCCCCCCGCGACCTGACGGGGTACGTGGAGCTGCTCGAGCAGCTGTTCAGGGACACCTTTGGATCCACCATCAACCTGGATTCGGAAACGCCCCAGGGGCAGCTCATCGGAATCCTGGCCCTCGTCTTCGCCGAAACCGACGAGCTGGGCGTGTACGTGGCCAACGGCCTGTCTCCGGACACGGCCGCGGGCCGTCAGCTCGATGACATAGGCGCCCTGTTCGGCATCGAGCGGATCCCTGGCGAGCGGTCCAGTGTTACCGTGACGCTCGCCGGTACCAGCGGCACGATCGTCCCCGCGGGAAGCCGCGTCAGGACTATGGAGAACGCCGTCTTCGTGTCCACTGCCGATGCCGTGATCCCGAGTGACGGATCCGTGGACCAGCTCTTCAGGTCGGAGGAGGTAGGACACATACAGGCCGAAGCCGGCCAGCTGACCGAAATCGTCGACGTCATTCCCGGATGGACCTCGGCGACCAATGCGGCGGCTGCTATGCCCGGGCGGGCCGTGGAAAGCGATTCGGAATACCGCGAGCGGTACCGCGGAGAGGTGGCGGTCCATGCCAGGGGCAGCCTCGATGCCATCAGGGCCCGGGTCCTGGCCGTGTCCGGCGTCACCCAGTGCATCACGCGAGACAACACCACGGCCGCGGCCATCACCGTGCAGGGGATCCAGATCGCGGCGAGGTCGGTGATGACGGTGACGGACGGCGGTGCCGCAAGCGACATAGCTGCAGCCATAGCCGCCGTCAAGCCGGTCGGGATCGCCACAGCCGGCAACGTCGCCGAGAACGTGGAAATATCACCCGGGGAGACGCAGACCATACGGTTCCGGCGCGTACGGCGCGTGCCGCTGGCCGTAACGGTCTCCTTCAGGATCTTCGACGAATTTCCGTCAACGGGAGTCGAGCAGATGAGGACCAACCTGCTCGAGTACCTGGACGGGTTCGAAATCGGCCAGGCCGTCGATGAACGCAGGCTGCTCACGCCCCTGCTCAGCGTACCCGGGCACGAGATCACCGCGACGGCTGTGGCCCTCGCGGACGGAAGCGCGCTCCGGGCGCCGCAGCTCGACGAACTGTTCACCCTGGCTTCCGGAGATGTGACGCTTACGCTGGTAACCACCTAG